In Marasmius oreades isolate 03SP1 chromosome 1, whole genome shotgun sequence, one DNA window encodes the following:
- a CDS encoding uncharacterized protein (CAZy:GH47), whose amino-acid sequence MSGTHVKKRKAKNATSKPSEASRSQQSSRGSGFGSGRFLWVGIPLLIAFGSFLYFKPLLVTDIIGSEWAKPDLKEIEISADTEKRDAVVEAFKHAWRAYERDAMGDDEYHPITRKGTNLTEAGGIGYTVIDSIDTMQLMGLTEDYTRARDWVEKKLSFDQDAEFSTFEVRLLNISFCDKLVLFSLLQTTIRVLGGLLSAYHLSGEDTLYLDKAIELADRIMPTFDTPSGLPYPSVNLAKRTGIPDKALPHLVSTAEVSTLQLELRYLSMLTANEEYWDKAENVMRVIKGALPTGYGLATIYMHVKSGKFVPSDIRLGSRGDSYYEYLLKQYLQTNRTESVYHDMYSAAVDAIHEHLIRHSPHAGLIYTAEFSPERTTDGQLSWRLSPKQDHLVCFFGGSLMLGATMTRATVSTVSVPPKAEELTSYGERDWENGEELVKTCMATHDTATGLSPEIVYFRMDGDEYDTEYNEDSDVPSSDWYIKGARRGHPPPYDARYILRPETVESLFIAFRLTGDQKYRKWGWDIFQSIEKHCRIETGGYASVIDVDEVPTTKEDRMETFLMSETLKYLYLLFSDKDVLPLDKYVFNTEAHPLPIFTPTGRTAFS is encoded by the exons ATGTCCGGAACTCACGTGAAAAAACGAAAGGCCAAGAATGCCACGTCCAAGCCGTCGGAAGCTTCACGTTCTCAGCAGTCAAGTCGAGGTTCAGGATTTGGGTCAGGAAGGTTCCTATGGGTGGGGATACCGTTGTTGATTGCTTTCGGTTCTTTTTTATACTTT AAACCTTTACTTGTAACGGACATTATTGGATCGGAATGGGCAAAACCTGATTTAAAAGAAATTGAAATCTCAGCAGACACGGAGAAACGAGACGCAGTTGTTGAAGCGTTCAAG CATGCATGGCGAGCATATG AAAGGGACGCCATGGGTGATGACGAATATCACCCTATAACCCGTAAAGGAACGAATTTGACGGAGGCAGGGGGGATAGGTTATACGGTTATAGACTCGATTGATACCATGCAACTTATGGGTCTCACGGAGGACTACACGCGTGCGAGGGATTGGGTGGAGAAAAAGCTGTCCTTTGACCAAGATGCGGAGTTTAGCACGTTTGAGGTTCGTCTTCTGAATATCTCCTTCTGCGATAAACTCGTGTTATTCTCATTATTGCAGACGACGATCCGAGTACTCGGCGGACTCCTTTCAGCATATCATTTATCAGGAGAGGACACTCTTTACCTCGATAAGGCGATAGAGCTAGCGGATCGTATCATGCCAACGTTTGATACCCCAAGTGGGCTACCTTACCCTAGCGTTAACTTGGCGAAACGGACTGGTATCCCAGATAAAGCACTGCCGCACCTTGTTAGTACTGCTGAGGTGTCGACACTTCAATTGGAGTTGAGGTATCTCAGTATGTTGACTGCGAACGAAGAATACTGGGATAAAGCCGAGAAT GTGATGCGCGTGATCAAAGGAGCTCTTCCAACTGGATACGGACTAGCTACTATCTACATGCA TGTCAAAAGCGGGAAATTCGTTCCTTCTGACATACGACTGGGGTCAAGGGGCGACTCTTACTATGAATATCTGCT GAAACAATATCTCCAAACG AACAGGACCGAGTCCGTTTATCATGAT ATGTATTCCGCCGCAGTGGACGCCATTCATGAACATCTCATCCGACATAGTCCACACGCAGGGTTAATCTATACCGCTGAATTCAGCCCTGAAAGGACTACGGACGGCCAATT GTCGTGGCGTCTTTCACCTAAACAAGACCACCTTGTATGTTTCTTTGGCGGATCACTGATGCTTGGGGCTACCATGACTAGAGCGACTGTTTCTACTGTGTCCGTTCCGCCTAAGGCGGAGGAGTTGACGTCCTATGGGGAGAGGGATTGGGAAAATGGTGAGGAATTGGTGAAGACTTGTATGGCTACGCATGATACTGCTAC TGGTTTGTCACCGGAAATTGTGTACTTCCGGATGGATGGCGATGAGTATGACACGGAATATAATGAGGACAGCGATGTACCATCGTCGGACTGGTATATTAAAGGTGCACG GCGAGGCCATCCACCTCCCTACGACGCTAGATATATTCTCCG ACCAGAAACCGTAGAATCCCTGTTTATCGCGTTCCGTTTGACAGGTGATCAGAAGTATCGAAAGTGGGGATGGGATATATTTCAATCAATTGAGAAACATTGTCGTATAGAGACGGGTGGGTATGCGAGTGTGATTGATGTGGATGAGGTGCCTACAACGAAGGAGGATAGGATGGAGACTTTTTTGATG AGCGAAACATTGAAATACCTGTACTTGCTCTTCTCGGATAAGGATGTGTTACCGTTGGATAAGTATGTGTTTAATACGGAG GCTCACCCTCTTCCTATATTTACTCCTACTGGTCGTACTGCGTTCTCGTGA
- a CDS encoding uncharacterized protein (CAZy:GH47), with translation MSETNLRKRKAASISTSSKKEEATTPSKPPQQPDDFDFLDSETLSKYVRILWIPILIVFGIFLYLNPSLVQDLIGLWIESEDLQARPSGGTATTTEYLGFQDFGFAADVEKRDAVVAAFKHAWDAYERDAMGDDEYHPISRKGTNLTKAGGIGYTIIDSIDTMLLMNLTEDYTRARAWVEKKLSFDRDAEFSTFETTIRVLGGLLSAYHLSGEDRLYLDQAVDLADRILPVFNTRSGLPYPNVNLAHRTGEPDSDEDLMDFISTAEASTLQLEFRYLSSLTENEEYWDKVENVMRVIKAARMPHGLASVFMHIKTGQFIPSAIRLGSRGDSHFEYLLKQYIQTNRTEDVYRDMYDDAMEAIAQNLIQQSSSARLTYTSELIPEIVEGADATNPNDLSWRLTPKQDHLVCFFGGSLMLGSTITGTTGDGVNVPPRPEELTPKGKRDWENGKELVKTCVKTHDTATGLAPEIVHFRIPGDNMDELGRGLTPSDWYIKGGPRGAFPLYDARYLLRPETIESLFIAFRLTGDQIYRKWGWKIFESIEKHCRVHTGGYASIINVDEDPARKEDKMESFLLSETFKYLYLLFSDSDVLPLDKYVLNTEAHPLPIFTPTTQTGFS, from the exons ATGTCGGAAACTAATCTGAGAAAACGAAAGGCAGCTTCAATATCGACGAGCtcgaagaaagaagaggCCACTACTCCCAGTAAACCCCCCCAACAACCCGACGATTTCGATTTTCTCGACAGCGAAACCCTTTCAAAATACGTCAGAATTCTATGGATACCCATTTTAATCGTATTCGGAATATTCCTCTATCTT AACCCTTCACTAGTACAAGACTTAATTGGATTGTGGATTGAATCGGAGGACTTGCAGGCAAGGCCTTCCGGAGGTACTGCTACTACTACGGAATACTTGGGCTTCCAGGACTTTGGGTTTGCGGCAGACGTGGAGAAACGAGATGCAGTTGTCGCAGCGTTCAAG CATGCATGGGACGCATATG AAAGGGATGCCATGGGCGATGACGAGTATCATCCTATAAGCCGGAAAGGAACCAACTTAACAAAAGCCGGAGGAATTGGTTATACGATTATAGATTCCATCGACACTATGCTCCTCATGAATTTGACGGAGGACTACACGCGTGCGAGGGCTTGGGTGGAGAAGAAGCTTTCGTTTGACAGAGATGCTGAGTTTAGCACGTTTGAA ACAACTATTCGAGTTCTGGGTGGTCTACTTTCAGCGTATCATCTATCAGGAGAGGATCGTCTCTATCTTGACCAAGCCGTCGACCTAGCCGACCGCATCCTGCCAGTTTTCAATACGCGTAGCGGTTTACCTTACCCAAACGTCAACTTGGCGCATCGAACAGGCGAACCAGATTCCGACGAAGATTTGATGGATTTCATCAGTACAGCCGAGGCTTCTACTCTTCAGTTGGAGTTTAGATATCTTAGCTCGTTAACCGAAAATGAGGAGTATTGGGATAAAGTTGAGAAT GTAATGCGTGTCATCAAAGCAGCTCGTATGCCTCACGGATTGGCTTCTGTCTTCATGCA CATTAAAACTGGACAATTCATCCCTTCTGCAATCCGCCTCGGATCAAGAGGAGACTCACACTTTGAATATCTGCT AAAACAGTATATTCAGACT AACCGGACGGAAGACGTTTATCGAGAT ATGTACGACGATGCGATGGAAGCCATCGCACAAAACCTCATCCAACAAAGCTCCTCCGCACGGTTAACCTACACCTCCGAACTTATACCAGAAATTGTTGAAGGGGCCGATGCTACCAACCCAAACGATTTGTCGTGGCGACTTACACCAAAACAAGACCACCTCGTGTGCTTCTTTGGGGGCTCATTGATGCTCGGATCTACTATTACAGGGACTACTGGGGACGGCGTGAATGTGCCACCCCGTCCGGAAGAGCTGACACCCAAGGGAAAGAGAGATTGGGAGAATGGGAAGGAATTGGTGAAGACATGTGTGAAGACGCATGATACGGCTAC CGGTCTCGCTCCGGAAATCGTACATTTCCGAATTCCAGGTGACAACATGGACGAACTCGGACGGGGGCTTACCCCATCGGATTGGTATATCAAGGGTGGACC GCGAGGAGCTTTCCCTCTATACGATGCGAGGTATCTTCTTCGGCCAGAAACCATAGAATCTCTCTTCATCGCTTTCCGTCTCACTGGTGACCAGATCTACCGTAAATGGGGATGGAAGATATTCGAGTCGATTGAGAAACACTGTCGGGTACATACGGGTGGGTATGCGAGCATTATTAATGTGGATGAGGATCCTGCAAGGAAAGAGGATAAGATGGAATCATTTTTGTTG AGCGAAACGTTCAAGTACCTGTACCTGCTGTTCTCCGATTCGGACGTGCTGCCATTGGACA AATACGTGTTAAATACAGAG GCACATCCGCTTCCGATATTCACACCAACTACTCAGACCGGCTTTTCGTAA